In Harpia harpyja isolate bHarHar1 chromosome 21, bHarHar1 primary haplotype, whole genome shotgun sequence, the DNA window GCTGCTCCGAGGAAGGGTGGAGGGTGCCGGGGTGGCCGGGAGACGGCCGCCGCTGCTGGTGCTCCCTGTTTAGTTGCTTGGGGCTCATTGCCCGTCTCGCTGGGGTGTCATGAGAGCCGCCGTCGCCGGGCTCTAAGTACTGACGCCGGCAAAGGCATCCATACATCTGCTGCGGGCTGGGGTGAATCATCCCCCAGCAATGCCTGTGGCTGTGCTGCCCAGCCGCCCAGCTGCCCGGCCGACCCGTCGCTGCCCGCGGCAtctggctggggtggaggggacGGTGCTAATGGCCGAGGCGGGGtgatggggacacggggggacggCGCTCGGGGATGAGCCAGGGTGACGGCGGGGCTACGGAGCGTGGCGTGCCCAGGCTGCGGAGCAGGGCGCGAGCCGGCGGGCAGCGTGTGGGCACCGGTTTGCCCTGCAGATGGCTTGGGACCGGCAGGCGCTGCTCAGGCACAGCGGTTTGTCTGCCAGGAAGAGGtggggacgcgccgtttcctttCCCGGGAGGCCACCACGGCCCCCAGCcggtggcacccatgggtggccgtggggcagccATGGCACCCTCGGTCCCACGCCCCGTGGGAGGAAGCGCCAAGCAAGCCGGCGACCGCCGTGTTTCACTTCCATGCCGAGCGAGCACCCGGGTCGCCCACGCAGGGCCCCGggcgaagaggaggaggaggaggaggagcagcggagGAGGAGCCGTGGGCTGCAGCCGTCCTCCTCGCCTTGCACCCCAGGAGCCATTTGGCCCCGGTGACCAGCTCTCGGCGGcgggagcagccccagctccgGCCAGCTCGCCCAGGTAGGGATGGCCGCAGTGGCAGTGGGTAAGGGAGCGTGTGGGCAGGAGGGTGCTGCTGTCGGGGCAGGGTGAGCCCCTCGGTCCCTGGTCCCTGCGGGCAGGCACAGGGTTTCGCCCGCTGGCTCACTTCTGCTTCTGCTCAGCGCCGGCACGCAGTGGCCCCCAGTCCCATGCCGTGGCTCCCGCCCGTGTcacagccagccaggcaggatgGCTCCGGGTCCGGCCGCGGATGGAGATTGTCACTGCTGTCCCCTTGGGTCGCGTTCGGTGCTGGGAGAGGTGCTGGCATTTCTGGGTCACACTCAGCCAGGCAGGTAGAGCTGCGGTGAGCTCCTCGCCAGCATGATGGGTATCTCTCCCTCTGCATCCCCCAAATCCTCCATTCCTTTGCCGGAGGGGTCAGCTCCCTCTTGCCCACCCGATCCGGAGCCACGCTCTCCCCACCCGATGGCCAGTTCGGCGCGACGGCGAGTGGCCAGGCTGGGAGCTCCTCTCCCAGCTCATCCTCTCCCAGCACCCTCCACCCTCGGAGCCTTAttacaggcttcccagggaactGGCCAATTAGCCCCGCATCAGTAATTAAATCCATGGAGGAGACCACGGACCCGGGATTACTCGTCCCTGCCTGGAAAATAAGAGCATCTTTAATGAGTCCTCGAACAGGTCTGGCTGCAGGAGCCATTAGCCCGGGAGCTGTGTGGTGATGCCGAAGAGCTTCCACGTGGCCGCCGGGCTGCCGGCCATCGCCAATGGGTCTTTTCGGCAGCGAGGGCAGAGACACGGGGGGGGGCTCCAGCCCCACAGGGGAGGTGGTTGTGGGTGCAGCACCCAGTGCAGCCACGCGCCCCACGGCCCCATCCGCTGCTCTCTCCGGCTCTTTGTGTGTGCTCAGTGGTGCACGAGGTGGTGGGTGACAGCCGAGCCCCTATGTGGGTGCTGCGCCCCAGAAGCAccccggggagctgggggggggtgcaAGCACCACATCCTGCCTGCACCCGGCCTGTGGTGGCCGGCCACCCTGGGTggctccaggcagctgctgcaTCACTTGGTTCTGGATCTGTCCCACTgccgggggctggcagggaccggggtgggggtgcaggggggccaGTGTCCCCCCGGGGAGCAGTGGCGTGCCCAGGTGAGCATCGGGGGGGgtcccacctccctgcctgcaTGTGGAGCACCCCGGTGGGTGGGTCCCGGCAGGAGCAGGCACTCTGCGTCCCCTCGGCCCCCGGCTGGGTGTCACTGCTGTCACCAGGAAGTCCCCAGCTGTTTCGCCACTTCCGAGGAACACCCCGACCCGTGGGAGAAGGCGAGGCGGTGGGTTTGCACCCACCAGTGGGCACGGGGTGCTGGGTGCTCCCCGCACCAGGATGCTGTTGCCGTGGCAACAGGTTTGTTCGGCTCCATCACCTCCTGGTACCCCCAGGCTGGCTCAGGCCAGATCCTGCCTGCATGTCCCTCGTCCCCAGGCTGCGTGGCACACGGCCGCAGCCTCGGCAGGGTGGCTCGGCAGCCTCGGCCATCGGCAAGCTGCCGCTCGAGCATCGCCGACGCCAAGAACTGGCTGGCACATATGTGGCAGGTGGGGAGGCTGCGGTGCGGGGGGACGCAGGCGCCGTGGGGCACTGCGGCAGCGGGGTGGGCGGCAGGGCCACCACCCCTCACCTCGCCGTGCCATGCCCGAGCTGCGGCTGGGCACGGGTGCTGCTCGGGGGGCACAGTGCAGGGTGGTCCCCGGTGCCAGAGAGCCAGTGGGCGCCAGCGGGGATGATGCCCACAGCCGAACGCTCCCGCTCCCCTTTGGTGCCACCGCAGCTACCCATGGGGGTGATGGGTGCCATGGTGGGGGGGCATCCCTGTGCTGGGGTCCCTGTCTGCGCCGACCTGGCTGGAGGCTGAGCGGTGCCGGGTGCCGGGTGGGCACAGCCGGGTGGGtgccttccccatcccaccgggcAACCGGCAAACTTGGCGCAGGGGCTTGGCTGTGGcggggagggggttggggggggcgggggggggaaggggggagggatATTGCCATGCTGGTCATGTGTGGGAGCAGCAGCCTCGTCGGCGCTGGGTTTGGTGCCAGCCGGGGGCTGGCGGAGGAGAGGGGGCCGGGCTGCGGCGCTGATGGGGATGCTGATGGCGCCCAGGGGACCCCCCCGACTGTAGCGGGGTGCTGAACGAGGCCACCGCGCCACTGAGGTAGGACCTGAACAATGGCCGTgccgggcagcagcaggaggaggaggaggaggaggaagaaagggctCGGGGGCCCCCCAGGCTGCCGCACAAAGGGTTGGGGTGGGTGTGGGGCTCCGGTGGCCCCCAAGCTGGGGCACGCTCCAGGCACGGTCCCCCAGGCAAACCCTGCACGTCCCCGGGGCTGGGGGTTGTGCCGGTGCTCGGGCtgcccctccccagcaccccccacccAGGGCCGCAGGCGGgtgcccctctccccagcaggGTACGAGGTGGGGTGGCACGTCCGGGCCTGGAGCCCCCGGGTGCGCCGGTGCCGGAGCGGGTGCTGCGGGAGGTGGCCTTGGCGCAGGTGGCGGCGTGGGCTGGCGGTGGCCGGTGCGACCATCTCGCAGAGCAGCCGGTGGCATCGCAGGGGACGGGCAGGGCTGCCCGGTGGCACGGCCGCCCCAAGGATGCCACTATGGCACCTCCCCAGTCCCCCTCCGCCCGCGGGGTGCCAGGGGGGTGGCGTGCCCCGTTGCCATGCCGAGCTTCGCCGGCTGCCAGGAATGTGCTGGGGCTGCGTGCCCGCCggggtggctgctgctggggcaacGGTGCTGGCGGAGGGGTGGGCACCATGGGGGTCTGGGGCTCACCCGCCTTTGCCCACCCGTGCAGGGAGCAGCCTGGAGCCTGAGGAGCACAGCATGGAGCCGTCGGCTgtgccggaggaggaggagatgccccTCGCCGCGGCGTCCGGCCCGGCGGGTTGCCAGCTCTTCGGTTACGTGGGAATCGAAGCTGTGCTCGATCAGATGAAAATCAAAACCATGAAGACAGGCTTCGAGTTCAACATCATGGTTGTGGGTGAGCACCGGACGCGGGGTTTGGTCCTGATTGGGGCAGGAATCCTGTCTGCGATGCCGCCATGCCaggggaaatcatgcttttaAGAGATTTAGAGGGATTTAAGCAGCAATAAATTGGAGAGGAGCAACATCCTGTACCCATAACATAGCGATGCTGATGGGTGAGCTCATCTCAACTTCCGGGATGCTCCCAAGTGGGTACCAAGGGGTTATCGCCTTGGGGGAATAAATTTATTGGGGGTGCAAACCAGAGCTATGCCAACCTCTGGGATGCTCCCAAATGGATACCAAGTTGTTATGGCCCTGGGGGAATTAGTCTATCGGGAGGGACAAACTGGAGCTGCTGGCGTCCCCGCAGGGCAGAGTGGGCTGGGGAAGTCGACAATGGTGAACACCCTCTTCAAGTCCAAGGTGAGCCGCAAAGCCTCACAGCCCGGCCAGGAGGAACGCATCCCCAAGACGGTGCAGGTGCAGTCCATCACCCACGGTAAGGTCACCACCATGGGGTTGTGTCCCACCAACCCTATGGATGCGGCCTCAGACCCCTCCCCGGTCCCCTGCTTCTCCCCGATGCTTGGTCCCTGCTGACCCCCATCTCTGCCCCATAGTCATTGAGGAGAAGGGCGTGAAGATGAAGCTGACAGTGACGGACACACCAGGGTTTGGGGACCAGATCAACAATGAAAACTGGTAGGACACAACGGGGTGCAGCATCCCACCTTGGTGGGTGGCAATTTGGGGTGGGGATTGAGCTCAGATGCTGTCCCCCAACTCCTCATCCTCAGCTGGGACCCCATCATCAAATACATCAACGAGCAGTACGAGAGGTACCTGCGCGAGGAGGTCCTCATCACCCGCAAGAGGAAGATCCCGGACACCCGGGTCCATGGATGTGTCTACTTTGTCCCCCCCACGGGTCACTGGTGAGTCCCCACTCACAGCACCTATGGGTGCTCCCTGCTTGGTGGTGGGGTCACCCTGGGGGGATGATGGTGGTGTGGGTTAACCTGGGGTGATGCTGGTGGTGCGGGTCACCCCGGGATGATGGTGGTCCCTGGCAGGCTGCGCCCACTGGACCTGGAGTTCATGCAGCGGCTCAGTAAGATCGTCAACGTGGTGCCGGTGATCGCCAAAGCCGACACGCTCACCCTGGAGGAACGGGCAGAGTTCAAGCAACGGGTGAGGGCAGGTGCCCGAGGGGCTCCCGGGgtgccccgtgtccccccccaaccccagctcAAGCCCCGTATCCCACAGATCCAGGAGGACCTGAAGACCCACGCCATCAGCGTGTACCCACAGGAGGACTTCGACCAGGACCCAGATGACCGGCTGCTGAACGACAGGATTCGGGTGAGTGTCGGGATGCCGGGATTGGGAATGCCGGCCCCTGGGGACCACAGTGGGGGAGCGGTGGCCCCTGGGGGAGCCTGGCAGCACCCCGGGTGAGCACGCTCCTCTGTGCTGGCAGGAGAAGATCCCCTTTGCCGTGGTGGGGGCGGACCAGGAGCACCAGGTGAACGGCAAGCGGGTGCTGGGCCGCAAGACCAAGTGGGGCATCATTGAAGGTGAGCGGAGCCCCTtgcacccccagccctccccaggtaTGGGGGGGCCGACAGGGGTGTGGGGAGCAGCACCCATGGGCACATCCCTGCCtgagtgggtgctggggggtgcagATGGTGGCATGGAGCCATGCCAGTGCTCCGGCGGTACCCGGAGCCTGCCGGGATGCGCTTCCCAGGCATCCCTCCGCcgccctgcccgcctgcctgcaccctgccagccccgctgcccgctcTGCCTTGCTTTGCAGTGGAGAATCCGGCACACTGCGAGTTCCCCCTCCTGCGGGACCTCCTGATCCGGTGAGagggggatggggtggggggtgctggCACCCTACGGGGGGGGGGTGGacggcgggggctggggggcagtGATTTGAGACCCTTCCTCCCTGGGCAGGTCTCACCTGCAGGACCTGAAGGACATCACCCACAACGTCCATTACGAGAGCTACCGCGTGCGGCGGCTGAATGAGAGCAACCGGCCAGCGCTGAGCCCCCTCAACGGGCTGCCCGGCAAGGGCGAGGGCAGCAGCAACCTCTGAGCCaccatgtccccgtgtccccccctccccggagtCACCGCTGGACCCCTGTGGCagtgcctgtcccctgcccatCAGTGGCTGTGCCTGGACCCTGCCTGGGGTGAGGAGCCTCCTGAGAGTGCCAGGCTGCCCCACGTTGGGTTCCCTGAGCCCTCGTCCCCAAGCTCCGCCATGGGCACAGAACCCCTGGACTCTGCACAGCATTAAAGATCGACCCAGAGCCTTCAGCCTTCGCCATCATCATCCTTCTGCTGGACCCCCTGCTTCTGACATGCCACCACCCTCCTGTGCTGCTCCAGCCGCTGGGGCCATGGGGTGAGATCCCCCTCACAGTGCTGCGAGGATGCCCGGTGCCAGCACCGGCCGGGCACCCCAGGGAAGTGGCGGTGCTGCCGGCAGGGTGCTGGTGGTGCCATGGGTggctggggcaggaagggtgTGGGTCCGCTCCCCACagtcacccccccccctcccccccgccctgccTGGTGACGGCAGCTGGTACAGCCGGACTTTGAGCTGCTTATCAGGTGGCAGAGGTGCCAGGAGGGGTGCGGATGTGCTGCCTGCAAGGGTGTGGGGGGCTACACCTGACCGCTCCCCGCTGTGGCACCCCCCTGTCAGGGGCACCCAGCACTGGGTGCAGTCCCCCAAACCCCTTGGGCAGACCCCATGGGTGCTGGCTGCTGGCCACAGCACGGTGTGGGGATGgaggtgctggggcagcccccccagTGCTCTGGGGGTGCATGAAAGGCCCCTTTGTGTCTCCCaccgcaggcagggctggggtgcggTGGCCAGGATGGTGGCACACGGTGCCTCCCTGCCCACACCCCCGCCACCTCACCCCGGCCCTGCCGCAGGGCTCTGCGTCACCGCGAGCGCTGGCACCCTTTGCCCGGCCCCATGTTAATGATCCACCTGCCCGCGCCACTGCCGCCTCGAGCCCCCAGCAGCCGCCCCAGCGAGCCGTGCCCGGCAGTGGTGGCGGTGGCGGCAGAGCTGGGGGTCCTTGGCACGGGTGGCTCGGGGGGGCCGGCGGCTCCCTGCCCCGCGCCCCACCCCTCCGTCTCAGCACCCAGATAAGAgcggctgctggcagcacccatTTCCCGGTGCACAGCGTGGGTGGGAGAGCTGGCCGGGACCATGGCCGTGGCGACAGTGAACCTCCGTGTCGTGACCTCCTGGGTGGGCATTGCCCGGCTTTTTGCCATCATGCTGTCCTGCATCGCCTTCAGCTTGGTGGCCTCCACCAGGGACTTCATGGGTCCGTACGGGACGTGGTGCATGTTCACCTGGTGCTTCTGCTTCACCGTGAcgctgctggtgctggtgctggagctgctggagctctACCCCAAGCTGCCGCTCTCCTGGGACGACTTCACCTCGGCTTTCTCCATGCTGGCAGCGTTGATGGTCTTCACCACCTCGGTGGTCTTCCCCTCAACCTTCAtcagcagcccctgcagcagcagcaagtgtgCCCGGCAGGCTGTGGCTACCACCgcctcctgcctctgcttcctTGCCTACGCCCTCGAGGTGGGGCTCACCCGCGCCAAGCCAGGGGACATCAGCAGCTTCCTCTCCACCGTGCCGGGGCTCCTCAAGGTCTTTGAGGCCTACGTGGCTTGTCTCATCTTCTCCTTGCTGGATAACTACAGTTCGGAAGCCGGCCTGCAGTGGTGCGTGGCCGTCTACTCCATCTGCTTCATCGTCACCCTCCTCATCATCATCTTCACCATCGGCCGGTGCCTCACCTACATGCCTTGCCCGCTGGAGAAGATGCTGGTGGGCTACAACGCCCTGGCCCTGGTGATGTACATCACCGCCACCGTCCTCTGGCCCCTCTACAGCTTCAGGGGGAGGAACCGCCCTGACCCCTGCGGCAGGAACTGCTGGTGGGACAAGCACCTGGGGGTCACCTTCCTCACCATCTTCAACCTCATCGCCTACTTGGTGGACCTGATCTACTCTACCAGGATGGTCTTCATCAGGGCACCTCCCTAAGGGCTCCGGGTGACCCTGGTGGGGCGAGCGGTGGTGGGATGCGGTTGGGTGCTGGTGCAGGGCTGCCAGTGGAGCTGAGGAAGAGGCCAGACGCCTCGGAAAGCTCCTTctccccacgctggagcagagtgCCGTGGGGTGCTCCTGGGGGTGTGCTCAGCCTGGTGCCCCatgggctgcctggctggggggaccggggggccgggaggggcaCACCAGCGTGCTCCTGAAACCCTGGAGCCAGGGGGGGGCTTTGGGATATTAAATTGGGTCATTTTTCACTTGcttctgcctcctttcttccccttcctggCTTTCTGTGGGATCCTCCCCGGTGGCACGGGGGGCTTGGGGGTGAGAAACCGGGGGGACACTGGCATTGGCGAGGGGGTGCTGGCAGCCGCATGGGGACACTGGCAGTGGCACAGGGTGGGGCATCGGGCTTCAGCAaatcctcttttctcctccttgttgACTCGGCACTGGAGTGAAGCAGGGCATGACCAGGAAAAACCCAACCCGGATGCCTTTGCCTTGGCAGCGGCACAGGACCCTGCCGAACGGGTTCAGGAGGAATGTGGCTGCTGGCGGGGTGGGTGGGCGGCGGCACTGAGAACCCACCAGGTCCTCATCACCACCACTGTGACCCCAGCAAGAGCCCAGCTGGGTTTGGTCCGAGCCATGCTGGCAGGAGCCCCATGCCTGCTGCTTTACCCTTCGGGGGCTGCCAGGGAGTCCCCTGcctgggggggacacagggtgGGGGGGTGGCTGTCACCCAGTGCCACCAGAGTTGGGGGTGCTGAGGCATGTCGTCGGGAGAACGGTGGCACCGCAGGCCGGTATACCAGGAAGAAGGCAGCAGAGCGGTACAGGCAGATAGGGActggtgcaggcaggggaaggtgtgcccagcaggcagagctcctggCACGGTGCTCCCGGATGTGGGATGGGTGCCCCGCAGGGCACGCCGGCAGGTTTTGGGGCCACCGTCCCCAGCCCACGCTGGTCCCTCCACCGCTGCTTGCCCTGGCCCTAGCCACAGCCTGGGGCCATCCCTGCTGCCTTGGGGCTCCCTGGGGGCTACGGAGCGGGGTCCCCACCACCACAAGATGGCACAGACTGGCTGCCATGGTGGCTGCAATGGGGGAAGGCGGTGAAAGAGCCCGGATCCAGCCTTGGACACTGCacggcacccatgggtgccatgGTGCCCGGGTGAGTGCGACCTCCATGCCCTGTGCCAGGGCCACTGCAGTGGGGGGTCCCAGCACCGCCGGTGATGGCAGTGCCACAGGTTGCAGGGAGGCTTGGTGGGTGTCCCCTTCACCCAGTTCGTGTCCCCATGGTGGCCATCACCCCGGGACCATGGCACCCTGGCACCGGATgggctgctccccagcaccccaggcagCAAGGCCGGAGCATGCTGTGGTGCCACAATCACACCAAGCGGCAGGGCTTGGCCTTTGCGCTCCCGGCAGTGCCGTGGGAGGCACTTGCAGCCTCCAAGGCAGAATTTTTGgagcaaataaagagaaaaccaCACTGGCCGGGTGCAGCCCTGCCCAGCGCCCGAGCGCGGCTATTTTTAGTGCCCGGGTTGATTGAAATTCATGGAGGAAAGAGGCAGGGGAAGCGAGGTGACGGCGGTGGCTGTCGCCGGTTATGAGTTGTGGCGCTTCGTGCCGGTAACGTGTTCGGCTCTGGATGGCATGCGGGCGGTGCTGGCACATGGAGTACGGTGAGGCTGGGGTGCAGGGGGCCGGGCTGGCAGTGGGGTGCAGGTGAGTGGGTGGAGGAGTAGGGGTGCAGGAGGAAGTTTGGGGGGTTTCAGCTGGGGGGGAACAGCCCAGCCCGGGAGAGCCCAGCCTGGGAGCCCCGTCGCGGCTCTGATCCTGGGGGTAACCCCGGGGCGTCCCCCAGCCAGGGCACACGGTGGCTGCTGAGGGTCCCCGGGAGCAGCCGGGACCCCGGTGCCGTGCCGGGTGAGCCCCGGTGCCGTGCCGTGCTGCGGAGCACCGGTGCCGGTGCGGTGCACCGATGCCAGTGCCGGTGCGGAGCCGGTGCCAGTGCCGGTGCTAAGTGCGGTGCCGCTGTCGGTGCAGTGCGGTGCCGGTGCGGTGCGATGCCGGTGCCGGTGCGGTGCGATGCCGatgcggtgccggtgccggtgcatTCCTCCCCCTAGGGGTCGGTGTGCCGCGGCGCGGGAGGCGGTGCGGGAGGCGGTGCGCTCCTGCGCAcggcccggggcggccggggcacggcggcggcggcggggagcgggcacCGCCGCGGGCCCGGGTGAgtgcggccggggcggggggcggcgggagccccggccccgcggggggaTGCGGCGGAgctggggcgggcgggaggggagcggcggggagggggccggcggagcccgggccggggcgggggggggggggggggagcggtgccggtgccgccggtgccgccggtgccggcCCCGCGGTGCCCggagcccgccgccgcccgggcatCGCCCGCTCGTCCCGGCAGCACGGCCGGCCGGAGTCCCCGGGCAGCCCCCGAGCCCACCCGAGCCCCGGACGGGACGTCCGCCACCCGCCCCGGGACAGCCCCGGACCCCCCCCGGGCCGGTCTGAGCTCCCCCCCGTGCCGAGCTGGGGCAGAGGACGCGGTGCCCCTGGAGTGCCCCGTGCTCCCCGGTCCCGGGGTCCCCGGGGTGTCCCCTCCCTCACCACACCCTGCCGTATGCCGGGGCCGCCTCTGCCCCCCGGCCCGGGACAGCGGGGTCCCGGGGCTGGGCGAGGAGCACCCCGGGGGGGCTTCCCGCAGCCCGGCACCAGCGCCCAGCCCTCTCCCTTGTCAGTAGGGTGCCCCTGTGCCCCCAGGGACGCCCCTGTGTCCCCAGCTGGACAAGCTGCCCCCCAGACAAGACCGCCTGCGAGCCCCCATCAGCCCCCTCCAAGGCCTGATCCCTCATTCAGGGTGACTGCCTGGGGGGGGTcacatcccctccctgccctgcggggctgggggccacGGCCAGGAGCCCCCTGAGCTGCTCCGTTACCCATCCTGAGCATCCCCAGCCGTGGCTGGAGCGAGGGTGAGTGGGGCAGCCTGGCAGTGCCGCTGGCTGGGACGGGTGCTGGGGTCAGCCCCGGGGTGGGggctccagctcctgcccaggGAAGGGTTGTCCCACACCAGGGACATGACCTGGGTGCTCCCCAGAAGCAGGTCCCCGGGGCAGGCCAGAGCGTGGGAGCCCATGGGGGGGTCCCTGCGAGCATCGGCGGGTCTGATCCCATCCCGGCGTCCCTGCAACCCTCTCACTGCGCCGGCCACCTCGGTCGGGTGTGGATGTGGCATCTCAAAAGGATGGCACCGTATTTTGCGGGGACACACGTGCTCCAAGGCAGCTGCCTAGGGGAGTGGGTGACTGCCTGGCAGGGAAGGGGTTAACGCCAGGGGGGTTTCGGGGTGCTGGGGAGTCCCCAGCCGGGTACACCCAGGCTGCTTCTCACACCAGTGACCTCACGCCACTGCCATGGCAACAGCTCATGAAGTCACCGGTGCCGAGAGCAGGGTGGCCGCCTCGAGCGTGGGGTGATGGGATGGGAGCGTGGGAGGCTGCCGAGCGCTGTCCCCCCACTCTCACCGCACCCTGCGGGTCCCCCCAGAATGAGCTGTGCCCCCGCCAACGCCTCCGCCTCCGCCTGacccccaccctgcctgccctgcccgcaccACCATGCTCATCAAGGAGTACCGCATCTGCATGCCGCTCACCACCGAGGAGGTGagtggggggcagtggggggacCAGGGCTGCCTGTGCCCCCGGGGCCAGGCAGGAAAGGGGGGTGTTGGTTGGGAAGAGGGGTGCAGAGGTGGGGGGAGCCCTGAGCCCCCAGCCATGGGTGCCAGGGACAGCTCAGCTGCAGGGACCCACCGATGGAGGGGGCTGCGTGTGGGGGTCCTGTATGCACAGCAGTGGGGTGCCAGGGGATTGGGTCCCTGCCCGGCAAGGGACTGGGGGACACGGCGGCCCGCTTTGCCATCCCCTCGTGGCACTGTTTGTGGCAGGGAACATCTGCCTTGGCTGAGCTGCCAAGCTGTGCTTTGGCCACGGCCATTGGGCTCGGGATGCTCTGTGCTGGGTGCTGAGATGTGTTTTGGGGTGCAGACAGGggggatgtcccatccctgggcGGGGTGACCTTGGGGCACGGAGCCCAATGGCAGCACTGGGGGCTGCTCAGGGGCAGCCCAGTCACAGGACCATGGGATGAGCCGGCAGGCGAAGGGC includes these proteins:
- the SEPTIN12 gene encoding septin-12, giving the protein MEPSAVPEEEEMPLAAASGPAGCQLFGYVGIEAVLDQMKIKTMKTGFEFNIMVVGQSGLGKSTMVNTLFKSKVSRKASQPGQEERIPKTVQVQSITHVIEEKGVKMKLTVTDTPGFGDQINNENCWDPIIKYINEQYERYLREEVLITRKRKIPDTRVHGCVYFVPPTGHWLRPLDLEFMQRLSKIVNVVPVIAKADTLTLEERAEFKQRIQEDLKTHAISVYPQEDFDQDPDDRLLNDRIREKIPFAVVGADQEHQVNGKRVLGRKTKWGIIEVENPAHCEFPLLRDLLIRSHLQDLKDITHNVHYESYRVRRLNESNRPALSPLNGLPGKGEGSSNL
- the LOC128134772 gene encoding myeloid-associated differentiation marker-like; the protein is MAVATVNLRVVTSWVGIARLFAIMLSCIAFSLVASTRDFMGPYGTWCMFTWCFCFTVTLLVLVLELLELYPKLPLSWDDFTSAFSMLAALMVFTTSVVFPSTFISSPCSSSKCARQAVATTASCLCFLAYALEVGLTRAKPGDISSFLSTVPGLLKVFEAYVACLIFSLLDNYSSEAGLQWCVAVYSICFIVTLLIIIFTIGRCLTYMPCPLEKMLVGYNALALVMYITATVLWPLYSFRGRNRPDPCGRNCWWDKHLGVTFLTIFNLIAYLVDLIYSTRMVFIRAPP